The Porphyrobacter sp. LM 6 sequence CGCATCGCTTTCGCGGTAGCTCCACTCGCTGCGCCAGGTGATCGACAGCGAAACGGAGGGAGCAGGCCCGTTCTGCACGAAATGCGGCGCCATGACGGGCACGAACAGCGCCTCGCCCGGGCCGATTGGGAAAGGCTTGCCGTGCGCGAGAAAGCCCTCGTCCCAGCGCAATTCGCGCGGGCCGCCGGTATGGTAGGCCTCGTGCGCTTCATCCGGCACAAAGCGGGTGTCGCTCGCCGGAAACTGGGTCATCACCTTGCTCCCGCGGATCTGGAGCAGGATGTTGTGTTCGGGATCGAAGTGGAACGGCGTGACCGAATTGGGGCTGGAGACGAAGATGAATCCCTGCGGGGTCAGCATCGCGCCGGTCGCTGCTTCGATCTCGGGCCGAATTTCCTCGAGCAGGCCGAGCAGCAGCGCCTCGTAGGCGGGAACCTGTTCGATGTTCTTCAGAACCGCCCAGCTTTGCGCCTCG is a genomic window containing:
- a CDS encoding cupin-like domain-containing protein, with translation MNAPARFADSTPASAVWDAPARARFAANYPETPHILSHNLTSHPLLELEALADLAERLPVTSVEYNRGDLPIGVDGKPASNGLTIGETIRKVAEAQSWAVLKNIEQVPAYEALLLGLLEEIRPEIEAATGAMLTPQGFIFVSSPNSVTPFHFDPEHNILLQIRGSKVMTQFPASDTRFVPDEAHEAYHTGGPRELRWDEGFLAHGKPFPIGPGEALFVPVMAPHFVQNGPAPSVSLSITWRSEWSYRESDARAFNAILRARGYKPKAPGRWPTENFAKAYAFRLLRKLGLTKA